A genomic stretch from Carassius auratus strain Wakin unplaced genomic scaffold, ASM336829v1 scaf_tig00039765, whole genome shotgun sequence includes:
- the LOC113084134 gene encoding synaptophysin-like — MDVVNQLVAGGQFRVLKVPLGFIKVLQWVFAIFAFSTCGSYSGSFRMSVECRNRSDSDLKITVDFEYPFRLHQVYFDAPVCKNSQKERFFLVGDYSSSAEFFVTIGVFAFLYSMAALSIYVFAFEKYRENNKGPLIDFGVTCVFTFMWLVSSAAWAKGLSDVKTATDPEKVLDLVPACEQEGNHCREVNDPVMSGLNTSVVFGFLNLILWTGNLWFVFKETGIIAPFMRQQPPQEKQPAPDSYGQGGYGQQDPYAGSQGGYQPDYSQQGYNQGGDYGQGGYEQQGAPTSFSNQM; from the exons GTGTTTGCCATCTTTGCATTCTCCACCTGTGGGAGTTACTCCGGCTCCTTCAGGATGAGCGTGGAGTGCAGAAACAGATCAGACAGTGACCTGAAAATAACTGTGGATTTTGAGTATCCCTTCAG GCTTCATCAAGTGTATTTTGATGCCCCTGTCTGCAAGAATTCCCAAAAGGAGCGTTTCTTCCTGGTTGGGGATTACTCATCCTCAGCAGAGTTCTTCGTCACCATAGGCGTTTTTGCATTCCTGTATTCAATGGCAGCTCTCAGCATCTATGTCTTTGCCTTTGAGAAATACCGTGAGAACAATAAAGGACCACTTATT GATTTTGGTGTGACGTGTGTATTCACCTTCATGTGGCTGGTGAGCTCGGCAGCATGGGCCAAGGGCTTGTCTGATGTCAAGACAGCTACAGACCCAGAGAAGGTTCTAGACCTGGTCCCCGCTTGTGAACAGGAAGGCAACCACTGCCGCGAAGTTAACGACCCTGTCATGTCTGGTCTTAATACTTCTGTG GTCTTTGGCTTCCTCAATCTGATCTTGTGGACGGGTAACCTGTGGTTTGTATTCAAGGAGACCGGGATCATCGCACCATTTATGCGCCAACAGCCCCCCCAGGAGAAGCAGCCTGCCCCTGATTCCTATGGGCAGGGAGGTTATGGGCAGCAGGACCCATACGCCGGCTCCCAGGGAGGCTACCAGCCCGATTACAGCCAGCAAGGCTACAATCAAGGTGGAGACTACGGTCAGGGTGGATATGAACAGCAGGGGGCACCCACCTCCTTTTCCAACCAGATGTGA
- the LOC113084136 gene encoding proteolipid protein 2-like: MVDTKEDNQPRSATEQNTKFIWSPKGMILALEIALCTIMTICKAVSFECYLWGCITELVWAILIFIIYAMDLLTHLYLSLMYFQWLDLFRAITGSVLLFVTSLICLRWGWEISGEVAGSIFGLLAAAALGYDAFGIIKRIKHLKQEEATLTANVMVENVVH; encoded by the exons ATGGtagacacaaaagaagataaccAGCCACGTTCAGCCactgaacaaaacacaaaattcatCTGGTCACCCAAGGGGATGATTTTAGCTCTTGAAATT GCTCTGTGCACCATTATGACTATCTGTAAAGCAGTATCCTTTGAATGTTACTTGTGGGGCTGCATCACAGAGCTGGTCTGGGCCATTCTCATATTCATCATTTATGCCATGGACCTACTTACCCACCTGTACTTATCACTGATGTATTTCCAatggctg GACTTATTCAGAGCAATCACAGGATCAGTCCTCCTTTTTGTTACTTCTCTTATCTGTCTTCGCTGGGGATGGGAAATTTCCGGGGAAGTTGCTGGTTCG ATCTTTGGTTTGCTGGCAGCAGCAGCGCTTGGATATGATGCTTTTGGCATAATCAAACGCATAAAACATCTGAAACAGGAGGAGGCGACTTTGACTGCTA ATGTTATGGTCGAAAATGTGGTTCACTGA